In one window of Mesorhizobium sp. DNA:
- a CDS encoding terminase family protein yields the protein MNVSSFASMAPEQIRSALASLTDDECESLLRDWRFFARPEQIAPEGDWLNWLILAGRGFGKTRTGAEWTREQVKAGASRIALIAPTASDARDVMVEGESGLLAVCWAGDKAYSGDPIGRPSYEPSKRRLTWANGAVATLFSAEEPERLRGPQHEVMWCDELAAWKYLRETWDMAQFGLRLGNQPRTCITTTPKPLPLVKEIAKDPRTVITRGSTFDNASNLAPTFLKTIREKYEGTRLGRQELNAEILDDLPGALWSRDAIDKTRLRQVPDLQRIVVAVDPSGTKGESDDGDEIGIVVAGKGVDGRGYILADQTCKLSPDGWGRRAVAAYHGGWSQTPERFRADRLIAERNFGGAMVQHVIKTIDPKVAYKEVTASRGKVARAEPVAALYEQGRVSHVGSFPELEDQMCQIDASGYIGEGSPDRADALVWALTELLVDGSSYTLANVDRL from the coding sequence TTGAACGTCTCCTCCTTCGCCAGCATGGCGCCGGAGCAGATCAGGTCGGCGCTGGCAAGCCTCACTGACGACGAGTGCGAAAGCCTTCTGCGCGATTGGCGCTTCTTCGCCCGGCCGGAGCAGATCGCGCCTGAGGGTGACTGGCTCAACTGGCTGATCCTAGCCGGTCGTGGTTTCGGCAAGACCCGGACAGGCGCGGAGTGGACGCGGGAGCAGGTCAAGGCCGGGGCTTCCCGCATCGCCCTGATCGCGCCGACGGCGTCGGATGCCCGTGACGTCATGGTGGAAGGCGAGAGCGGTCTTCTGGCTGTCTGCTGGGCCGGCGACAAGGCCTATTCGGGCGATCCGATCGGGCGGCCGTCCTATGAGCCGTCGAAGCGCCGATTGACCTGGGCCAACGGAGCAGTCGCGACGCTCTTCTCTGCCGAAGAGCCGGAGCGTCTGCGCGGACCTCAGCATGAGGTAATGTGGTGCGACGAGCTCGCCGCATGGAAATACCTGCGCGAGACGTGGGACATGGCGCAATTCGGTCTCAGGCTGGGCAACCAGCCGAGGACCTGCATTACGACGACGCCGAAGCCGCTGCCGCTGGTGAAGGAGATCGCGAAGGACCCGCGCACGGTCATCACCCGGGGCTCGACCTTTGACAACGCGTCGAACCTGGCGCCGACCTTTCTCAAGACGATCAGGGAGAAATACGAAGGCACCCGCCTCGGTCGGCAGGAACTGAACGCCGAGATCCTTGACGATCTGCCGGGGGCGCTGTGGTCGCGCGACGCGATCGACAAGACCAGGCTGAGGCAGGTGCCTGATTTGCAGCGTATCGTGGTGGCGGTCGATCCGTCAGGCACGAAGGGTGAAAGCGACGATGGTGACGAGATTGGCATTGTCGTGGCAGGCAAGGGCGTTGACGGGCGCGGCTACATTCTCGCTGACCAGACTTGCAAGCTATCTCCCGACGGATGGGGGCGTCGAGCTGTCGCTGCATATCATGGAGGTTGGTCGCAGACGCCAGAGCGGTTTCGGGCCGACCGGCTTATCGCGGAGCGCAATTTCGGCGGGGCCATGGTCCAGCATGTCATCAAGACCATCGATCCGAAGGTCGCCTACAAGGAAGTCACAGCCAGTCGGGGCAAGGTAGCCCGGGCCGAGCCTGTGGCCGCCCTCTACGAACAGGGCAGGGTGAGCCATGTCGGTTCATTCCCCGAGCTTGAGGATCAGATGTGCCAAATCGATGCGTCTGGCTACATCGGTGAAGGCTCGCCAGACCGCGCCGATGCGCTGGTCTGGGCTTTGACCGAACTGCTGGTCGATGGGTCGAGCTATACGCTCGCGAACGTGGATAGGCTATGA
- a CDS encoding phage portal protein — MRFWSKIFGEGAAKPQTFIPDNIHSLAGLGDPLRDKAAGVYYAAPVLTDLDLLNAYRGSWLPRKIVDIPALDSTRKWRDWQAEADQIEKIEEEEKRLGLKAKVYEARVKARLFGGAAIYIATGDRDPSQELKAERIKTGGIKFLTVLARRGLNPGEIETDPESPHYGQPKVYVLSSDTRQVDIHPSRLVRFVGAPFPDDEVPDALMNRGWGDSVLASTLGAIKNADGTAANVASLVFEAKIDVVKVPQLMASLSSPEYRSRLFDRFAHAAFRKGNLGTLILDMEEEYQQKSATFQTLPDVMDRFLQIVAGAADIPLTRLLGTSPGGLNSTGEADTRNYYDRIASMQSIEMTPAMQLLDECLIRSALGSRPPEVHYIWSSLWQISDKERSEIGKAIAETISTLTNTGLYPQEALATAGATALTEQSILPGLEGAIEDAGGLPDYDLEAEKEAEAEMARIEAAGKNKPVKP; from the coding sequence ATGAGATTCTGGAGCAAAATATTTGGAGAGGGAGCCGCAAAGCCCCAAACCTTTATCCCAGATAACATCCACAGCTTAGCAGGGCTTGGCGACCCCCTACGGGACAAGGCTGCAGGCGTCTACTATGCCGCCCCGGTGCTGACCGATCTCGATCTGCTCAATGCCTATCGCGGCTCATGGCTGCCGCGAAAGATCGTGGACATTCCGGCGCTGGATTCGACACGGAAGTGGCGCGACTGGCAGGCCGAAGCCGATCAGATCGAGAAGATCGAGGAGGAGGAGAAGCGCCTTGGACTGAAGGCTAAGGTCTATGAGGCTCGGGTGAAGGCCCGTCTGTTCGGCGGCGCGGCGATCTACATCGCGACCGGCGACCGTGATCCGTCACAGGAATTGAAAGCGGAGCGCATCAAGACGGGCGGCATCAAGTTCCTGACGGTTCTGGCTCGACGCGGCCTCAATCCTGGCGAGATCGAAACTGATCCCGAATCGCCGCATTACGGCCAGCCGAAGGTTTACGTGCTGTCATCCGACACTCGGCAGGTCGACATTCATCCGTCGCGTCTTGTCCGCTTTGTCGGCGCGCCGTTCCCGGATGACGAAGTTCCGGACGCCCTGATGAATCGCGGATGGGGTGATAGCGTCCTGGCCTCTACTCTTGGGGCAATCAAGAACGCGGACGGCACGGCCGCCAACGTCGCGAGTCTCGTTTTTGAAGCTAAGATCGACGTCGTGAAGGTCCCGCAACTCATGGCGAGTCTGTCGAGCCCAGAGTATCGATCGCGGCTGTTTGATCGTTTCGCCCATGCGGCTTTCCGCAAAGGGAATCTCGGCACGCTGATCCTCGATATGGAGGAAGAGTATCAGCAGAAGTCGGCGACGTTCCAGACGTTGCCCGACGTCATGGACCGTTTCCTGCAGATCGTGGCCGGCGCGGCGGATATCCCGCTGACGCGGCTGCTGGGTACGTCTCCCGGCGGGCTGAACAGCACGGGTGAGGCCGATACCCGCAACTATTACGACAGGATCGCCTCGATGCAGTCCATCGAGATGACGCCCGCCATGCAGTTACTGGACGAGTGCCTGATCCGCTCCGCGCTTGGCTCCCGGCCGCCCGAGGTGCACTACATCTGGTCTTCGCTCTGGCAGATCAGCGACAAGGAGCGCTCCGAAATCGGTAAGGCCATCGCCGAGACGATCTCGACGCTCACGAACACCGGGCTGTATCCGCAGGAGGCGCTTGCGACGGCCGGCGCAACGGCGCTGACGGAGCAGTCGATCCTCCCGGGATTGGAAGGCGCGATCGAGGATGCTGGCGGTCTGCCGGATTATGATCTTGAGGCGGAGAAGGAAGCTGAGGCCGAAATGGCGCGGATCGAGGCGGCTGGGAAGAACAAGCCGGTCAAGCCGTGA